In Crinalium epipsammum PCC 9333, the following are encoded in one genomic region:
- a CDS encoding folate/biopterin family MFS transporter, whose translation MVVLADRLSEIKDSTVKKLFFGHEPTPELIAILMVYMVQGILGLARLAVSFFLKDELGLSPAQVSALMGIAALPWVIKPVFGFISDGLPVFGYRRRPYLILSGLLGVLSWAALATIVDTAWAATGAIALSSLSVAVSDVIVDSLVVERARAESHSVAGSLQSLCWGASAVGGLLTAYSSGLLLQHFSTRTVFGVTACFPLIVSGVAWFIAEERINKRPDVSTVWQQVGQLKKAVSQKSILLPMAFIFLWQATPSADSAFFYFTTNELGFQPEFLGRVRFVTSLAALVGVWAFQRFLKTIPFRTIFAWTTILSASLGMTTLLLVTHANRSLGIDDHWFSLGDSVILTVMGQITFMPVLVLAARLCPPGVEATLFALLMSVNNLAGLLSHEFGALITYWMGVTETNFERLWLLVVVTNLSTLLPLPFVGWLPESDPQAAVAAEQTAQSLPPASVIEHHATGSQTSDQPFLPDFLPEFIRFRSSVKESEE comes from the coding sequence ATGGTAGTTTTAGCCGATCGCTTATCCGAGATAAAAGATTCTACGGTAAAAAAACTTTTTTTTGGTCACGAGCCGACTCCTGAGTTAATCGCCATATTAATGGTGTATATGGTGCAGGGCATCTTGGGCTTGGCGCGTTTGGCAGTAAGTTTTTTCCTCAAAGATGAGCTTGGGCTTAGTCCAGCGCAAGTTTCAGCTTTAATGGGTATTGCTGCTTTACCTTGGGTAATTAAGCCAGTCTTCGGTTTTATCTCAGATGGTTTACCAGTATTTGGCTATCGCCGTCGCCCCTATCTAATTTTATCGGGGTTGCTAGGTGTATTGTCTTGGGCTGCTTTAGCAACAATTGTCGATACTGCATGGGCAGCTACGGGTGCGATCGCACTTAGTTCTCTTTCCGTTGCTGTTAGCGATGTAATTGTAGATTCTTTAGTTGTAGAACGAGCTAGAGCAGAATCTCATAGCGTTGCGGGTTCACTACAATCTCTTTGCTGGGGAGCATCAGCAGTTGGAGGGCTACTAACAGCTTACTCTAGTGGCTTACTACTCCAACACTTCAGTACCAGAACGGTATTTGGAGTTACCGCTTGTTTTCCTCTAATTGTTTCAGGGGTGGCTTGGTTTATTGCCGAAGAACGAATTAACAAACGTCCAGACGTATCCACTGTATGGCAACAGGTAGGACAGTTAAAAAAAGCAGTTAGCCAAAAGTCTATTTTATTGCCGATGGCTTTCATATTTCTCTGGCAAGCAACACCCAGTGCTGATTCAGCCTTCTTTTATTTCACTACAAATGAGCTAGGATTTCAGCCAGAATTTTTAGGGCGGGTGCGTTTTGTAACAAGTCTCGCCGCGTTGGTGGGAGTTTGGGCTTTTCAGCGATTTCTAAAAACAATTCCTTTTAGAACAATATTTGCTTGGACAACAATTCTGTCTGCAAGTTTGGGAATGACAACATTATTGTTAGTTACCCATGCCAACCGCTCTTTAGGTATAGACGATCACTGGTTTAGCTTGGGAGACAGCGTGATATTAACAGTGATGGGACAAATTACATTTATGCCCGTGTTGGTATTAGCTGCGCGTTTGTGTCCACCTGGAGTAGAAGCGACTTTATTTGCCTTGCTGATGTCAGTAAATAATTTAGCTGGGCTGTTATCTCATGAATTTGGAGCTTTAATCACCTATTGGATGGGTGTCACAGAAACTAACTTTGAGCGATTATGGCTATTAGTTGTTGTTACGAACCTCAGCACTCTTTTACCTCTGCCATTCGTAGGTTGGCTACCTGAATCTGATCCGCAAGCAGCAGTTGCGGCGGAACAAACGGCTCAATCATTGCCGCCAGCGTCAGTTATAGAACATCATGCGACTGGTTCCCAAACATCAGATCAGCCTTTCTTACCGGATTTTCTACCAGAATTTATTCGGTTTAGAAGCAGTGTAAAAGAAAGTGAGGAGTAA
- a CDS encoding RNA-guided endonuclease InsQ/TnpB family protein produces MYATQKNQLRRLSKQEFKALTALCRLSKNLFNVALYECRQYFFAQRKHLTYESNYHICKSNENYQFLNTDIAQQTMRVVDRSMRSFVGLLKAISIRRCDQKPQLPKYLPQDGYFLLIIPRIKLKNGSFNVPMSKEFKQEYGEVKIQLPERLKDKNIKEVRIHPKYSARWFEIEYIYEDEKIETSVDSSLAMSIDLGVDNLAACFDTEGHQFLIDGKRLKSINQWYNKRNAQLQSESDKQGIKSFTNKQARLYQWRSNCVRDYLNKAARTIINHCLKHNIGKLIVGYNPGIKHVINIGRSNNQNFVQIPFWQLRQKLIALCYRYGIEYLEQEESYSSKASFFDRDEIPVYNADNPSKHRFSGKRIKRGLYQTRDKHLVSADINGSANILVKSKHRLNFERVCSGFLANPLRIFIS; encoded by the coding sequence ATGTACGCCACTCAAAAGAATCAACTTAGACGACTTAGCAAGCAGGAATTTAAAGCCCTGACTGCTTTGTGTCGTTTGAGCAAGAATCTTTTTAATGTGGCATTGTACGAATGTAGGCAGTATTTCTTTGCACAAAGAAAACACCTTACATACGAATCTAATTACCATATTTGCAAGTCCAATGAGAACTATCAATTTCTTAATACTGATATTGCTCAACAGACGATGAGAGTGGTAGATAGAAGTATGAGATCTTTTGTGGGATTGCTTAAGGCAATTAGTATAAGAAGATGTGACCAAAAACCACAACTTCCTAAATATTTGCCCCAAGATGGATATTTCCTTTTGATTATTCCTAGAATTAAACTCAAGAATGGGTCTTTCAATGTTCCCATGTCTAAAGAGTTTAAGCAAGAATATGGTGAAGTTAAAATCCAACTCCCTGAGCGACTGAAAGATAAGAACATTAAGGAGGTAAGAATACATCCTAAATATTCGGCTCGATGGTTTGAAATCGAGTACATATATGAGGATGAAAAGATAGAGACATCTGTTGATTCCTCATTGGCTATGTCTATTGATTTGGGAGTTGACAATCTCGCTGCTTGTTTTGACACTGAGGGGCATCAATTTTTGATTGATGGAAAACGACTTAAAAGCATTAATCAGTGGTATAACAAACGCAATGCTCAACTTCAATCGGAATCGGACAAGCAAGGGATTAAGAGTTTTACGAATAAACAAGCTCGACTCTATCAATGGCGTAGCAATTGCGTCAGAGATTATTTGAACAAAGCTGCTCGGACAATTATTAATCATTGCCTCAAACATAATATAGGAAAATTGATTGTTGGGTATAACCCAGGAATCAAGCATGTTATTAATATTGGGCGTTCTAACAATCAGAATTTTGTTCAGATTCCTTTTTGGCAACTGAGGCAAAAGCTCATTGCTTTGTGTTACCGATACGGAATTGAATACCTTGAGCAAGAAGAATCTTATTCCTCTAAGGCAAGCTTTTTTGATCGAGACGAAATACCAGTCTACAATGCTGACAATCCTAGCAAACATAGATTTTCTGGGAAAAGAATTAAGCGGGGATTGTATCAAACAAGGGATAAACACCTTGTTTCAGCAGATATAAATGGCAGTGCCAATATTTTAGTTAAAAGTAAGCACAGACTCAATTTTGAGCGAGTGTGTAGCGGGTTTTTGGCTAACCCCTTAAGGATTTTTATCTCTTAA
- a CDS encoding universal stress protein, producing MIQKILITVAGLGKCEEMLKMLMEIPSIQQANVTVLHVVPPQVTADAMSAKLEEGGKILASAIKNLNLDPSKVNARLKQGDPKDTVCQVADEEGSDLIIMGSRGLKRLESILENSVSQYVFQLTSRPMLLVKDDVYVKRINRIMVPIDKSNTAKSALGQALSLLRDIKGGQLVLVHINPDKKKAQEISTSNAEQDPVLAPAIAEAKKQGVAYRCITSSGNPAEEICRLAEESNVDLLVLGSPERRPSIAQSLPDLDRLLGRSISDYVRVYANCPVLLARTSA from the coding sequence ATGATTCAAAAAATACTGATCACTGTTGCTGGCTTGGGCAAATGTGAAGAAATGTTAAAAATGTTGATGGAAATCCCATCCATTCAACAAGCAAATGTCACCGTCTTGCACGTTGTTCCTCCTCAAGTTACTGCCGACGCGATGTCTGCCAAATTAGAAGAGGGCGGCAAGATTCTCGCCTCAGCAATTAAAAACTTGAATTTAGATCCTAGCAAAGTCAACGCTAGGCTCAAACAGGGAGATCCTAAAGATACAGTTTGCCAAGTTGCTGATGAAGAAGGCTCTGATTTAATTATTATGGGTTCACGCGGGCTAAAGCGCCTGGAATCAATTTTAGAGAATTCCGTCAGCCAGTATGTATTCCAGTTAACTTCTCGTCCCATGTTGTTAGTCAAAGACGATGTGTACGTCAAAAGGATTAACCGCATCATGGTGCCAATAGATAAATCTAATACCGCTAAAAGCGCCCTTGGGCAAGCACTTTCCTTGCTGCGAGATATTAAAGGAGGGCAACTGGTACTGGTACACATCAACCCTGACAAGAAAAAAGCTCAGGAAATATCAACAAGCAATGCCGAACAAGATCCAGTTTTAGCACCAGCAATAGCAGAAGCAAAAAAACAGGGAGTTGCTTACCGTTGTATTACCAGTAGCGGCAATCCTGCTGAAGAAATCTGTAGATTGGCAGAAGAATCAAACGTTGATTTATTAGTGCTTGGTTCCCCGGAGCGCCGTCCCTCCATTGCTCAGAGCTTACCTGACTTAGATCGTCTACTGGGAAGATCTATATCAGATTATGTCAGGGTTTATGCTAACTGCCCTGTACTGTTAGCACGCACATCCGCGTAA
- the psbM gene encoding photosystem II reaction center protein PsbM, whose translation MQVNDLGFVASLLFVLVPALFLVILYIQTASRESNKNS comes from the coding sequence ATGCAAGTTAATGATCTAGGCTTTGTTGCCAGTCTTTTGTTTGTGCTAGTTCCTGCTTTATTCCTAGTAATTTTGTACATTCAAACTGCTAGTCGCGAAAGCAACAAAAATTCTTGA
- a CDS encoding 2Fe-2S iron-sulfur cluster-binding protein: MTSIKFVKENKEAIVANGANLREKILENGIDLYTFKGKLMNCGGYGQCGTCVVEIVEGLENLSPRTEFENSKLKKKPENYRLACQTIVNGAISVKTKP, translated from the coding sequence ATGACTAGCATCAAATTTGTTAAAGAAAATAAAGAAGCAATCGTTGCTAATGGAGCCAACTTAAGGGAGAAAATATTAGAAAACGGTATTGATCTCTATACGTTTAAAGGGAAATTGATGAATTGTGGTGGCTACGGTCAATGTGGCACCTGCGTTGTCGAGATTGTAGAAGGGTTAGAGAATCTTTCGCCTCGCACTGAGTTTGAAAACAGCAAACTCAAGAAAAAACCTGAGAACTACAGGTTAGCCTGTCAAACTATAGTGAATGGGGCTATAAGTGTAAAAACCAAGCCTTAA